A genomic segment from Oryctolagus cuniculus chromosome 14, mOryCun1.1, whole genome shotgun sequence encodes:
- the ZCCHC9 gene encoding zinc finger CCHC domain-containing protein 9 isoform X1, producing the protein MTRWARVTTTRSKRPLPATSWEDLRKGSSEGAGQNLPRRKQPDEAPQAKRKKNRKKKEYLNEDVNGFMDYLREHAHGGPQGPALAADSEDVREEVARALKKDRRREGRRLKRQAAKRNAMVCFHCRQPGHGIADCPAALENQEMGTGICYRCGSTEHEITKCKAKIDPALGEFPFAKCFVCGEMGHLSRSCPDNPKGLYADGGGCKLCGSVEHLKKDCPEAQNSERSVTVGRWAKGMSADHEDILDVPKPQKPKTKVPKVVHF; encoded by the exons ATGACCAGGTGGGCACGAGTCACGACCACGCGCAGCAAGAGGCCCTTGCCTGCGACGTCCTGGGAGGACCTGAGGAAGGGGTCTTCGGAGGGAGCCGGCCAAAACCTGCCGAGGCGCAAGCAGCCCGACGAGGCACCCCAGGCCAAACGGAAgaagaacaggaagaaaaaagagtACTTGAATGAGGACGTCAACGGGTTCATGGACTACCTAAGAGAGCACGCGCACGGGGGTCCGCAGGGGCCGGCTCTGGCCGCGGACAGTGAGGACGTCAGGGAGGAAGTAGCACGCGCTCTCAAGAAAGACCGTCGCCGCGAAGGGCGCCGGCTGAAGAGACAAGCGGCCAAGAGGAACGCGATG GTATGTTTCCACTGTCGGCAGCCTGGCCATGGGATCGCAGATTGTCCGGCTGCCCTGGAAAATCAAGAAATGGGCACTGGAATATGTTACCGGTGTGGGTCCACAGAGCACGAGATAACCAAGTGCAAGGCCAAAATAGACCCGGCTCTTG GTGAATTTCCTTTTGCAAAATGTTTTGTGTGCGGGGAGATGGGGCACCTGTCCAGATCTTGTCCTGACAACCCCAAAGGACTCTACGCTGATG GTGGTGGTTGCAAACTTTGTGGCTCTGTGGAACATCTGAAGAAAGACTGCCCTGAAGCTCAGAATTCAG AGCGCTCGGTCACGGTTGGTCGCTGGGCGAAGGGAATGAGTGCCGACCATGAAGACATTCTAGATGTGCCCAAGCCACAGAAACCCAAAACAAAAGTCCCGAAGGTTGTTCATTTTTAG
- the ZCCHC9 gene encoding zinc finger CCHC domain-containing protein 9 isoform X2, which yields MTRWARVTTTRSKRPLPATSWEDLRKGSSEGAGQNLPRRKQPDEAPQAKRKKNRKKKEYLNEDVNGFMDYLREHAHGGPQGPALAADSEDVREEVARALKKDRRREGRRLKRQAAKRNAMVCFHCRQPGHGIADCPAALENQEMGTGICYRCGSTEHEITKCKAKIDPALGEFPFAKCFVCGEMGHLSRSCPDNPKGLYADGTLWGTTDLGILFSCCSNDLTSALSARYRALGHGWSLGEGNECRP from the exons ATGACCAGGTGGGCACGAGTCACGACCACGCGCAGCAAGAGGCCCTTGCCTGCGACGTCCTGGGAGGACCTGAGGAAGGGGTCTTCGGAGGGAGCCGGCCAAAACCTGCCGAGGCGCAAGCAGCCCGACGAGGCACCCCAGGCCAAACGGAAgaagaacaggaagaaaaaagagtACTTGAATGAGGACGTCAACGGGTTCATGGACTACCTAAGAGAGCACGCGCACGGGGGTCCGCAGGGGCCGGCTCTGGCCGCGGACAGTGAGGACGTCAGGGAGGAAGTAGCACGCGCTCTCAAGAAAGACCGTCGCCGCGAAGGGCGCCGGCTGAAGAGACAAGCGGCCAAGAGGAACGCGATG GTATGTTTCCACTGTCGGCAGCCTGGCCATGGGATCGCAGATTGTCCGGCTGCCCTGGAAAATCAAGAAATGGGCACTGGAATATGTTACCGGTGTGGGTCCACAGAGCACGAGATAACCAAGTGCAAGGCCAAAATAGACCCGGCTCTTG GTGAATTTCCTTTTGCAAAATGTTTTGTGTGCGGGGAGATGGGGCACCTGTCCAGATCTTGTCCTGACAACCCCAAAGGACTCTACGCTGATG GGACTCTTTGGGGTACTACTGATTTGGGCATCCTGTTTTCCTGCTGCAGCAATGACTTAACCTCTGCTCTGTCAGCAAGATACAG AGCGCTCGGTCACGGTTGGTCGCTGGGCGAAGGGAATGAGTGCCGACCATGA